A part of Salvelinus alpinus chromosome 5, SLU_Salpinus.1, whole genome shotgun sequence genomic DNA contains:
- the LOC139577198 gene encoding lysM and putative peptidoglycan-binding domain-containing protein 3-like, translated as MTGRSPHYGFQSATTVQPANGGHAYLFGNSSENDLSEEDGESYELRSRGRDRLRRSTSREKLDDIVHLVRDIKEGYTLNSFSLQYHCSVADIKRANNLLTEQDFFALRSIKIPVKRFSVLTETHSIAPLKSASPTGLRFPQPPISTEISTDSSSSTDNVGSFLQEKDKDIELLVKSTGTSRSSLNEVVSSLTLQQPLLLGEPDFKPVFRKDPYHGADWGMRWWTAVAIMVVVVIVTPVFYLLYYEVLMKADVSHHTTTPSTNPKGMQHAQIPEPVEINGKPNSGPQAGNIPKPNSQRHNEVDDHPGPKKEKT; from the exons ATGACTGGGAGAAGCCCGCACTATGGTTTCCAGTCGGCCACGACGGTGCAGCCTGCCAATGGAGGACACGCCTACCTATTTGGGAACAGCTCTGAGAACGATCTCTCGGAGGAGGATGGTGAGAGCTATGAGCTGCGCTCCCGAGGCCGGGACAGACTGCGCAGGAGCACCTCCAGGGAGAAGTTGGACGACATTGTCCACCTGGTCCGAGACATCAAAGAAGGGTACACTCTGAATAGCTTCTCGCTGCAGTACCACTGCTCA GTGGCGGACATCAAGAGGGCCAACAACCTGTTGACAGAGCAGGACTTCTTTGCGCTGAGATCCATCAAGATCCCTGTGAAACGCTTCAGCGTGCTGACAGAGACCCACAGCATTGCGCCTCTCAAATCTGCCTCCCCCACAGGCCTCCGTTTCCCCCAGCCCCCTATCTCCACGGAGATCTCCACAGACTCCTCCTCATCCACAGACAATGTGGGCAGCTTCCTGCAGGAGAAGGACAAGGACATCGAGCTGCTAGTCAAGTCCACCGGCACCTCCAGAAGCAGCCTGAACGAGGTGGTCTCCTCCCTGACCCTCCAGCAGCCCTTACTACTGGGGGAGCCTGACTTCAAGCCTGTCTTCAGGAAGGACCCCTACCATGGGGCGGACTGGGGCATGAGGTGGTGGACGGCGGTGGCCATCATGGTGGTGGTTGTCATCGTCACACCAGTGTTCTACCTGCTGTATTATGAGGTGCTGATGAAGGCGGACGTTAGCCACCACACCACCACGCCGTCGACCAATCCTAAGGGCATGCAGCATGCCCAGATTCCTGAGCCTGTGGAAATCAATGGAAAGCCCAactcaggacctcaggctggAAACATACCTAAACCAAACTCACAGAGACACAATGAGGTGGATGACCACCCAGGCCCTAAGAAAGAGAAAACGTAG